The region GCGACGTTCTGGAGCGCCTCGCGGAAGCCGACAGGGCGATTCAAAGCGAGGAAGCCCAAATGTGCGGGCCTCTCAAGATCGGCCTGCCCCTCGGCTTTGCGGAAACCGTGCTGTCCAGGTTTCTGATCCGTTTCAAACAGGAACATCCCGGCATCCTGCTGGACGTTTCCATGTCCGATCTCTTCGTGGACGTGATTCAGGAACGGCTCGACGTTGCGATCCGGATGGGCGAAATCAACGACGACCGCCTGATCGTCCGCAAACTCGGCCACGCTCAGCGCTGCCTGATCGCCTCACCGGACTACCTGAACAGACGCGGTCGGCCACGGCATCCCGGCGACCTGGCCGATCATGACTACCTGCTCTACAAGCATATCTCGACCGGAGACCATGTCCCCCTGATCAACGCGCAGGGCGAAAGTCTTTCGGTCAAGATAAAGCCCGCGATGATCGTCAACAATTCA is a window of Roseibium salinum DNA encoding:
- a CDS encoding LysR family transcriptional regulator; the protein is MDKLSALTGFVESVNLGSFSAAAKQLGISQPAVSQQVRSLENELGTRLFNRTTRQLRLTEAGERYYTYARDVLERLAEADRAIQSEEAQMCGPLKIGLPLGFAETVLSRFLIRFKQEHPGILLDVSMSDLFVDVIQERLDVAIRMGEINDDRLIVRKLGHAQRCLIASPDYLNRRGRPRHPGDLADHDYLLYKHISTGDHVPLINAQGESLSVKIKPAMIVNNSSTLRQAALAGLGISLANRWLVAPHLTSGELELVLPEWQYPLHPVHAVYPSNRFIPLKVRRFVDALHGFFEEEGAFYIDLPEAAE